The following are from one region of the Syngnathus acus chromosome 10, fSynAcu1.2, whole genome shotgun sequence genome:
- the bcl6b gene encoding B-cell lymphoma 6 protein isoform X2, which yields MAMASATEGNGASAGYVKEFTRHCGDVLLNLNELRHRGILTDATLAVGHARLRAHSAVLVACSGFFYSLYTRPVQHMSVSLPGHLEPTSVALLLDFMYTSRLPLTPATAPGVLAAAAYLQMDHVADTCRDFMRLHCGEKMRTRHARLELDPRMSVASVAPKSGDLPHLGPQAAQKVRAPGEAEGPLTPGAFPPRGPASEELKKELVSPPPSPDSPARSSCQPSSPAESKTCKENLECGSKTTAYPKSCNWKKYKYIVLNPLCAGSSVKEEPRGGDATAVTQAWPGEVPGQIDRQGRASCYEGSGRAPPLGPPASVDEGTASTHQQHHAVKRECSYAPYGYPGNAKGGKSILSGDKPYHCNVCGARFNRPANLKTHARIHSGEKPYRCDTCGARFVQVAHLRAHVLIHTGEKPYPCHTCGTRFRHLQTLKSHLRIHTGEKPYSCEKCELRFRHKSQLRLHLRQKHGAVTNTKIHYKVLTEPYPPVLQAC from the exons ATGGCGATGGCGTCGGCAACGGAAGGGAACGGGGCGTCCGCCGGCTACGTGAAGGAGTTCACTCGCCACTGCGGCGACGTGCTGCTCAACCTGAACGAGCTGCGGCACCGCGGCATCTTGACCGACGCCACCCTGGCGGTGGGCCACGCGCGCCTGCGGGCTCACTCGGCCGTGCTGGTGGCCTGCAG CGGGTTCTTCTATTCGCTCTACACGCGGCCGGTGCAGCACATGAGCGTGTCCCTCCCGGGCCACTTGGAGCCCACCAGCGTGGCCCTGCTGCTGGACTTCATGTACACGTCCCGCCTCCCGCTGACCCCTGCCACCGCCCCCGGCGTGCTTGCCGCGGCGGCCTACCTGCAGATGGACCACGTGGCCGACACCTGCCGGGACTTTATGCGGCTGCACTG CGGGGAAAAGATGAGAACGAGACACGCCCGATTGGAGCTGGACCCCCGGATGTCGGTAGCCTCTGTGGCCCCTAAAAGTGGAGACCTGCCTCATCTTGGACCGCAGGCAGCTCAGAAAGTCAG GGCCCCGGGTGAGGCCGAGGGCCCGCTCACACCGGGGGCCTTCCCGCCACGCGGGCCCGCTTCAGAGGAGCTAAAGAAGGAGCTCGTGTCGCCCCCGCCGTCTCCCGACAGCCCCGCTCGCTCCAGCTGCCAGCCGAGCTCCCCCGCCGAGTCCAAAACCTGCAAGGAAAATCTTGAG tgtGGCAGCAAAACCACCGCGTACCCAAAGTCCTGCAACtggaaaaaatacaagtaCATTGTCCTCAACCCTCTCTGTGCCGGGAGCTCAGTGAAGGAGGAGCCGCGTGGCGGCGACGCCACGGCCGTGACACAGGCGTGGCCTGGAGAAGTGCCTGGTCAGATTGATAG ACAGGGGCGGGCCTCCTGCTACGAGGGTTCTGGCCGAGCCCCTCCCCTCGGGCCACCCGCCTCCGTGGACGAAGGGACAG CTAGCACTCATCAGCAACATCACGCCGTCAAGCGAGAGTGCTCCTATGCGCCTTACGGTTACCCGGGCAACGCTAAAGGAGGCAAAAGCATCCTCTCGG GCGACAAGCCGTACCACTGCAACGTGTGCGGGGCCCGCTTCAACCGGCCGGCCAACCTCAAGACGCACGCTCGCATCCACTCGGGCGAGAAGCCGTACCGCTGCGACACCTGCGGCGCCCGATTCGTTCAG GTGGCTCACCTGCGGGCGCACGTCCTGATCCACACGGGTGAGAAGCCGTACCCGTGTCACACGTGCGGCACCCGCTTCCGACACCTGCAGACCCTCAAGAGTCACCTGCGCATCCACACCGGAGAAAAGCCTTACTCG TGTGAAAAGTGCGAGCTCCGCTTCCGCCACAAAAGCCAGCTGCGCCTTCATCTGCGCCAGAAGCACGGCGCCGTTACCAACACCAAGATCCACTACAAGGTCCTGACTGAGCCGTACCCGCCCGTTCTGCAGgcctgctaa
- the bcl6b gene encoding B-cell CLL/lymphoma 6 member B protein isoform X1 encodes MAMASATEGNGASAGYVKEFTRHCGDVLLNLNELRHRGILTDATLAVGHARLRAHSAVLVACSGFFYSLYTRPVQHMSVSLPGHLEPTSVALLLDFMYTSRLPLTPATAPGVLAAAAYLQMDHVADTCRDFMRLHCGEKMRTRHARLELDPRMSVASVAPKSGDLPHLGPQAAQKVSTFSRAPGEAEGPLTPGAFPPRGPASEELKKELVSPPPSPDSPARSSCQPSSPAESKTCKENLECGSKTTAYPKSCNWKKYKYIVLNPLCAGSSVKEEPRGGDATAVTQAWPGEVPGQIDRQGRASCYEGSGRAPPLGPPASVDEGTASTHQQHHAVKRECSYAPYGYPGNAKGGKSILSGDKPYHCNVCGARFNRPANLKTHARIHSGEKPYRCDTCGARFVQVAHLRAHVLIHTGEKPYPCHTCGTRFRHLQTLKSHLRIHTGEKPYSCEKCELRFRHKSQLRLHLRQKHGAVTNTKIHYKVLTEPYPPVLQAC; translated from the exons ATGGCGATGGCGTCGGCAACGGAAGGGAACGGGGCGTCCGCCGGCTACGTGAAGGAGTTCACTCGCCACTGCGGCGACGTGCTGCTCAACCTGAACGAGCTGCGGCACCGCGGCATCTTGACCGACGCCACCCTGGCGGTGGGCCACGCGCGCCTGCGGGCTCACTCGGCCGTGCTGGTGGCCTGCAG CGGGTTCTTCTATTCGCTCTACACGCGGCCGGTGCAGCACATGAGCGTGTCCCTCCCGGGCCACTTGGAGCCCACCAGCGTGGCCCTGCTGCTGGACTTCATGTACACGTCCCGCCTCCCGCTGACCCCTGCCACCGCCCCCGGCGTGCTTGCCGCGGCGGCCTACCTGCAGATGGACCACGTGGCCGACACCTGCCGGGACTTTATGCGGCTGCACTG CGGGGAAAAGATGAGAACGAGACACGCCCGATTGGAGCTGGACCCCCGGATGTCGGTAGCCTCTGTGGCCCCTAAAAGTGGAGACCTGCCTCATCTTGGACCGCAGGCAGCTCAGAAAGTCAG TACTTTTTCCAGGGCCCCGGGTGAGGCCGAGGGCCCGCTCACACCGGGGGCCTTCCCGCCACGCGGGCCCGCTTCAGAGGAGCTAAAGAAGGAGCTCGTGTCGCCCCCGCCGTCTCCCGACAGCCCCGCTCGCTCCAGCTGCCAGCCGAGCTCCCCCGCCGAGTCCAAAACCTGCAAGGAAAATCTTGAG tgtGGCAGCAAAACCACCGCGTACCCAAAGTCCTGCAACtggaaaaaatacaagtaCATTGTCCTCAACCCTCTCTGTGCCGGGAGCTCAGTGAAGGAGGAGCCGCGTGGCGGCGACGCCACGGCCGTGACACAGGCGTGGCCTGGAGAAGTGCCTGGTCAGATTGATAG ACAGGGGCGGGCCTCCTGCTACGAGGGTTCTGGCCGAGCCCCTCCCCTCGGGCCACCCGCCTCCGTGGACGAAGGGACAG CTAGCACTCATCAGCAACATCACGCCGTCAAGCGAGAGTGCTCCTATGCGCCTTACGGTTACCCGGGCAACGCTAAAGGAGGCAAAAGCATCCTCTCGG GCGACAAGCCGTACCACTGCAACGTGTGCGGGGCCCGCTTCAACCGGCCGGCCAACCTCAAGACGCACGCTCGCATCCACTCGGGCGAGAAGCCGTACCGCTGCGACACCTGCGGCGCCCGATTCGTTCAG GTGGCTCACCTGCGGGCGCACGTCCTGATCCACACGGGTGAGAAGCCGTACCCGTGTCACACGTGCGGCACCCGCTTCCGACACCTGCAGACCCTCAAGAGTCACCTGCGCATCCACACCGGAGAAAAGCCTTACTCG TGTGAAAAGTGCGAGCTCCGCTTCCGCCACAAAAGCCAGCTGCGCCTTCATCTGCGCCAGAAGCACGGCGCCGTTACCAACACCAAGATCCACTACAAGGTCCTGACTGAGCCGTACCCGCCCGTTCTGCAGgcctgctaa
- the slc16a13 gene encoding monocarboxylate transporter 13 isoform X1 has translation MAGVQPGAESRRSGEAEEPDGGWSWVLVGALFVSTSLVFGLMRGLGIFFVEFVQYFEESAQAISWIASTGLAAQQFFSPLGAALSNAYDTRPVVMAGGCLAGLGLILASRATCLLHLYLTMGLLTGLGWGLVFTPMVATVMASFRQRRSFALGLAFSSIGLASFTFNPLFQYLVETYAWRGALLILGGLSFNIVPCGACIRPRRRPKGPAKVKAATESGQSCGGALRQVASYLELSLLCERPYVTYTLAISLLNVGYFVPYVHLVAHSRHAGFSEYQAAFVMSAAGVTDILGRVASGWFSDRGHFRLIHLLSAWTTLAGLSIMLLPVSSMRGSYAALVAVSLFYGFSSGALTSLAFTVVPTVVSAERVMGALGLLQLIESCAGLLGSPLSGLLRDVTGNYMASFVVSGAFFLLSTLTMATLPHYFARTDPPLLPVMPPMVPNAETQSPSSETEPMNESPGDTNH, from the exons ATGGCCGGCGTCCAACCTGGAGCGGAGAGCCGGCGCAGCGGCGAAGCTGAGGAGCCCGACGGGGGCTGGAGCTGGGTGCTGGTGGGGGCCCTTTTCGTCAGCACCAGCCTGGTGTTCGGGCTCATGCGCGGCTTGGGCATCTTTTTTGTGGAGTTTGTGCAGTACTTTGAGGAGAGCGCTCAAGCCATCTCGTGGATCGCCTCCACCGGTCTGGCGGCGCAGCAGTTCTTCA GCCCCCTGGGCGCGGCTTTATCCAACGCCTACGACACGCGGCCGGTGGTGATGGCGGGAGGCTGCCTGGCTGGGCTGGGCTTGATTCTGGCCTCGCGGGCCACCTGTTTGCTTCACCTCTACCTCACCATGGGCCTCCTGACTG GTTTGGGCTGGGGCCTGGTTTTCACACCCATGGTGGCCACGGTCATGGCGAGCTTCCGCCAGCGGCGCAGCTTTGCCCTGGGGCTGGCCTTCTCCAGCATCGGCCTGGCGTCGTTCACCTTCAACCCGCTCTTTCAGTACCTGGTGGAGACGTACGCCTGGCGCGGGGCCTTGCTCATCCTGGGCGGGCTCAGCTTCAACATCGTGCCGTGCGGGGCGTGCATTCGGCCACGGCGGCGGCCTAAGGGACCGGCAAAGGTCAAG GCGGCTACGGAGAGCGGGCAGTCATGCGGCGGCGCCTTGCGGCAAGTGGCCTCCTACTTGGAGCTGTCGCTGCTGTGCGAGAGGCCTTACGTCACCTACACTTTAGCCATCAGCCTCCTCAACGTGGGCTACTTTGTGCCTTACGTCCACCTGGTGGCCCACAGCCGACACGCCGGCTTCTCCGAGTACCAGGCCGCCTTCGTCATGTCCGCCGCCGGCGTGACCGACATCCTGGGCCGCGTGGCCTCGGGCTGGTTCTCGGACCGGGGCCACTTTCGCCTCATCCACCTACTGAGCGCTTGGACCACGCTGGCCGGGTTGTCCATCATGCTGTTGCCCGTCAGCTCCATGCGGGGCTCCTACGCCGCCCTGGTGGCCGTCAGCCTCTTCTACGGCTTCTCATCGGGGGCGCTGACCTCGCTGGCCTTCACGGTGGTGCCGACGGTGGTCAGCGCCGAGCGCGTGATGGGGGCGCTCGGGCTGTTGCAGCTTATCGAGAGTTGTGCGGGACTGCTGGGATCACCTCTGTCAG GGCTGCTCCGAGACGTCACGGGCAACTACATGGCCTCCTTTGTGGTGTCGGGTgccttcttcctcctcagcacTCTGACCATGGCCACGTTGCCCCACTACTTCGCCCGCACGGATCCGCCGCTGCTGCCGGTTATGCCGCCAATGGTGCCAAACGCCGAGACGCAAAGTCCCAGCTCGGAGACTGAGCCGATGAATGAGTCTCCCGGTGACACCAATCACTGA
- the slc16a13 gene encoding monocarboxylate transporter 13 isoform X2 codes for MAGGCLAGLGLILASRATCLLHLYLTMGLLTGLGWGLVFTPMVATVMASFRQRRSFALGLAFSSIGLASFTFNPLFQYLVETYAWRGALLILGGLSFNIVPCGACIRPRRRPKGPAKVKAATESGQSCGGALRQVASYLELSLLCERPYVTYTLAISLLNVGYFVPYVHLVAHSRHAGFSEYQAAFVMSAAGVTDILGRVASGWFSDRGHFRLIHLLSAWTTLAGLSIMLLPVSSMRGSYAALVAVSLFYGFSSGALTSLAFTVVPTVVSAERVMGALGLLQLIESCAGLLGSPLSGLLRDVTGNYMASFVVSGAFFLLSTLTMATLPHYFARTDPPLLPVMPPMVPNAETQSPSSETEPMNESPGDTNH; via the exons ATGGCGGGAGGCTGCCTGGCTGGGCTGGGCTTGATTCTGGCCTCGCGGGCCACCTGTTTGCTTCACCTCTACCTCACCATGGGCCTCCTGACTG GTTTGGGCTGGGGCCTGGTTTTCACACCCATGGTGGCCACGGTCATGGCGAGCTTCCGCCAGCGGCGCAGCTTTGCCCTGGGGCTGGCCTTCTCCAGCATCGGCCTGGCGTCGTTCACCTTCAACCCGCTCTTTCAGTACCTGGTGGAGACGTACGCCTGGCGCGGGGCCTTGCTCATCCTGGGCGGGCTCAGCTTCAACATCGTGCCGTGCGGGGCGTGCATTCGGCCACGGCGGCGGCCTAAGGGACCGGCAAAGGTCAAG GCGGCTACGGAGAGCGGGCAGTCATGCGGCGGCGCCTTGCGGCAAGTGGCCTCCTACTTGGAGCTGTCGCTGCTGTGCGAGAGGCCTTACGTCACCTACACTTTAGCCATCAGCCTCCTCAACGTGGGCTACTTTGTGCCTTACGTCCACCTGGTGGCCCACAGCCGACACGCCGGCTTCTCCGAGTACCAGGCCGCCTTCGTCATGTCCGCCGCCGGCGTGACCGACATCCTGGGCCGCGTGGCCTCGGGCTGGTTCTCGGACCGGGGCCACTTTCGCCTCATCCACCTACTGAGCGCTTGGACCACGCTGGCCGGGTTGTCCATCATGCTGTTGCCCGTCAGCTCCATGCGGGGCTCCTACGCCGCCCTGGTGGCCGTCAGCCTCTTCTACGGCTTCTCATCGGGGGCGCTGACCTCGCTGGCCTTCACGGTGGTGCCGACGGTGGTCAGCGCCGAGCGCGTGATGGGGGCGCTCGGGCTGTTGCAGCTTATCGAGAGTTGTGCGGGACTGCTGGGATCACCTCTGTCAG GGCTGCTCCGAGACGTCACGGGCAACTACATGGCCTCCTTTGTGGTGTCGGGTgccttcttcctcctcagcacTCTGACCATGGCCACGTTGCCCCACTACTTCGCCCGCACGGATCCGCCGCTGCTGCCGGTTATGCCGCCAATGGTGCCAAACGCCGAGACGCAAAGTCCCAGCTCGGAGACTGAGCCGATGAATGAGTCTCCCGGTGACACCAATCACTGA
- the acap1 gene encoding arf-GAP with coiled-coil, ANK repeat and PH domain-containing protein 1 isoform X1, which yields MTIKVDFEECLKDSPRFRAEIEAVQADVGELETRLDKLVKQCQAMLEAGRVYQQTSKSFVTGLQSLGQHCSGDTTMEECLQKFSQKLSVILDAQGEVIDITQKSVKTKLQTFVKEDVRRFKDARKEFERSSESLEGALARNAQAPRGKPHEVEEASGALLNARRAYRSGALDYVLEINIIEAKKKTELLMAMLSLMDAQAQLFQNGYQSLAELDHYRQKLSEEHRQFVLNSAREKRDMEQRHAAIKKKDVSYDDSIMDFKPDAADGVAMEGYLYKRASNAFKTWNRRWFSIQKNQLVYQKKFKDQPTVVVEDLRLCTVKPNGESERRFCLEVVSPSKSCLLQADSERQQQTWIGAVQNSIASAYHERRELQRSPQRQRRSSVSTGNPADGEGDEGFKALEEVRAIAGNGECCDCAAPDPDWASINLGITLCIVCSGIHRSLGVHFSKVRSLTLDSWEPELIKLMCELGNGVINGIYEARIDQITLKKPLASSPRGDKEAWIRSKYVDKKFIQKLPETGQNTWQKRPGDKRNRAATQDRSAQRPPLKPKPSRATLPRSVSSPIEVQEHNMGSRRDANDEEEDLSGLHSGALLYRAAALQNFPVMADALAHGANVNWVNAAEEACTPLIQAVSVNALAACEFLLQNGADVNQADRNGRGPLHHATILGHTGLVCLFLKRGADYNARDKTQKDPITIAVDNANADIVTLLRIAKMNREMQELDGSLGKSGDETCQHIFRDFSHMASNNPEKLKRRSADGKV from the exons ATGACTATAAAAGTGGACTTTGAGGAGTGTTTGAAAGATTCCCCACGCTTCAG AGCGGAAATTGAAGCCGTCCAAGCTGATGTGGGTGAACTCGAGACCCGATTAGACAAG CTGGTGAAACAATGCCAGGCCATGCTGGAGGCCGGCCGAGTCTACCAGCAGACCAGCAAGAGCTTTGTGACGGGCCTCCAGAGTCTGGGACAGCACTGCTCCGGGGACACCACCATGGAG GAATGCTTGCAGAAATTTTCCCAAAAACTGTCCGTCATCTTGGACGCGCAGGGG GAGGTGATTGACATCACGCAGAAGTCGGTCAAGACGAAGCTCCAGACATTTGTCAAAGA AGACGTGCGGCGCTTCAAGGACGCGCGTAAGGAGTTTGAGCGTAGCAGCGAGTCCCTGGAGGGGGCGCTAGCCAGGAACGCTCAGGCGCCTCGCGGGAAGCCTCACGAGGTGGAGGAGGCCAGCGGCGCGCTGCTCAACGCCCGCCGGGCCTACCGATCGGGCGCCCTCGACTACGTCCTGGAG ATTAACATCATCGAAGCCAAAAAGAAGACGGAACTGTTGATGGCC atGTTGTCGCTAATGGACGCTCAGGCCCAGCTGTTCCAGAATGGCTACCAGTCCTTGGCAGAACTGGACCATTATCGGCAAAAACTAAGTGAAGAG CATCGGCAGTTTGTCCTGAATTCAGCCCGAGAGAAGAGGGACATGGAGCAAAGGCACGCCGCCATCAAGAAAAAG GATGTTTCCTACGACGACTCCATCATGGACTTCAAACCGGACGCCGCCGACGGAGTTGCCATGGAAGGCTACCTCTACAAACGGGCCAGCAACGCCTTCAAGACATGGaacag gcGTTGGTTCTCCATTCAGAAGAATCAGCTGGTGTATCAGAAGAAATTCAAG GACCAGCCCacggtggtggtggaggactTGCGTCTGTGCACGGTCAAGCCCAACGGCGAGAGCGAGCGGCGCTTCTGTTTGGAAGTGGTCTCCCCGTCCAA AAGCTGTCTGTTACAGGCCGACTCGGAGAGGCAGCAGCAGACGTGGATCGGCGCCGTGCAGAACAGCATCGCCTCGGCCTACCACGAGCGCAGGGAGCTCCAACGCAGTC CGCAGCGGCAGCGCCGCAGCTCGGTGTCGACGGGGAACCCCGCCGACGGCGAAGGGGACGAGGGCTTCAAGGCCTTGGAGGAGGTCCGGGCCATTGCCGGGAACGGCGAGTGCTGCGACTGCGCCGCGCCGGATCCCGACTGGGCTTCCATCAACCTCGGCATCACTCTGTGCATCGTGTGCTCGGGCATACACAG GAGCCTGGGGGTCCACTTCTCCAAAGTGCGCTCCCTCACGCTGGACTCGTGGGAGCCAGAACTCATTAAG CTGATGTGCGAATTGGGCAACGGCGTCATCAACGGCATCTACGAGGCCCGGATTGACCAGATCACCTTGAAGAAGCCCCTCGCTTCCAGTCCCAG GGGGGACAAGGAGGCCTGGATCCGCTCCAAATACGTGGACAAGAAGTTCATCCAAAAGCTGCCGGAGACGGGTCAGAACACGTGGCAGAAGCGTCCTGGCGATAAAAGGAACAGGGCGGCCACGCAAGACCGCAGCGCGCAGCGACCGCCGCTCAAACCCAAACCGAGCCGAGCCACCCTGCCGCGATCGG TGTCAAGCCCGATTGAGGTCCAAGAGCACAACATGGGGTCCCGCAGAG ATGCCAATGACGAAGAGGAGGATCTGAGCGGCCTTCATTCCGGGGCGCTGCTGTACCGCGCGGCCGCCCTGCAGAACTTCCCCGTCATGGCCGACGCGTTGGCCCACGGCGCCAACGTCAACTGGGTCAACGCGGCCGAGGAGGCCTGCACGCCGCTGATCCAGGCCGTCTCGGTG AATGCTCTGGCGGCGTGCGAATTCCTGCTGCAGAACGGCGCTGACGTCAACCAGGCGGACAGAAATGGGAGAGGTCCGCTTCACCACGCCACCATATTGGGTCACACCgg GCTGGTGTGCCTCTTCCTGAAACGAGGCGCGGACTACAACGCCAGAGACAAAACCCAAAAGGACCCCATCACGATCGCCGTGGATAACGCCAACGCCGACATTGTCACTTT ACTCCGAATCGCCAAGATGAACAGGGAGATGCAGGAGCTGGATGGATCCCTAGGAAAATCAG GTGACGAAACTTGCCAGCACATCTTCAGAGACTTCTCGCACATGGCTTCTAACAACCCCGAGAAGCTCAAGCGTCGCAGCGCCGACGGCAAagtctaa
- the acap1 gene encoding arf-GAP with coiled-coil, ANK repeat and PH domain-containing protein 1 isoform X2 encodes MTIKVDFEECLKDSPRFRAEIEAVQADVGELETRLDKLVKQCQAMLEAGRVYQQTSKSFVTGLQSLGQHCSGDTTMEECLQKFSQKLSVILDAQGEVIDITQKSVKTKLQTFVKEDVRRFKDARKEFERSSESLEGALARNAQAPRGKPHEVEEASGALLNARRAYRSGALDYVLEINIIEAKKKTELLMAMLSLMDAQAQLFQNGYQSLAELDHYRQKLSEEHRQFVLNSAREKRDMEQRHAAIKKKDVSYDDSIMDFKPDAADGVAMEGYLYKRASNAFKTWNRRWFSIQKNQLVYQKKFKDQPTVVVEDLRLCTVKPNGESERRFCLEVVSPSKSCLLQADSERQQQTWIGAVQNSIASAYHERRELQRSPRQRRSSVSTGNPADGEGDEGFKALEEVRAIAGNGECCDCAAPDPDWASINLGITLCIVCSGIHRSLGVHFSKVRSLTLDSWEPELIKLMCELGNGVINGIYEARIDQITLKKPLASSPRGDKEAWIRSKYVDKKFIQKLPETGQNTWQKRPGDKRNRAATQDRSAQRPPLKPKPSRATLPRSVSSPIEVQEHNMGSRRDANDEEEDLSGLHSGALLYRAAALQNFPVMADALAHGANVNWVNAAEEACTPLIQAVSVNALAACEFLLQNGADVNQADRNGRGPLHHATILGHTGLVCLFLKRGADYNARDKTQKDPITIAVDNANADIVTLLRIAKMNREMQELDGSLGKSGDETCQHIFRDFSHMASNNPEKLKRRSADGKV; translated from the exons ATGACTATAAAAGTGGACTTTGAGGAGTGTTTGAAAGATTCCCCACGCTTCAG AGCGGAAATTGAAGCCGTCCAAGCTGATGTGGGTGAACTCGAGACCCGATTAGACAAG CTGGTGAAACAATGCCAGGCCATGCTGGAGGCCGGCCGAGTCTACCAGCAGACCAGCAAGAGCTTTGTGACGGGCCTCCAGAGTCTGGGACAGCACTGCTCCGGGGACACCACCATGGAG GAATGCTTGCAGAAATTTTCCCAAAAACTGTCCGTCATCTTGGACGCGCAGGGG GAGGTGATTGACATCACGCAGAAGTCGGTCAAGACGAAGCTCCAGACATTTGTCAAAGA AGACGTGCGGCGCTTCAAGGACGCGCGTAAGGAGTTTGAGCGTAGCAGCGAGTCCCTGGAGGGGGCGCTAGCCAGGAACGCTCAGGCGCCTCGCGGGAAGCCTCACGAGGTGGAGGAGGCCAGCGGCGCGCTGCTCAACGCCCGCCGGGCCTACCGATCGGGCGCCCTCGACTACGTCCTGGAG ATTAACATCATCGAAGCCAAAAAGAAGACGGAACTGTTGATGGCC atGTTGTCGCTAATGGACGCTCAGGCCCAGCTGTTCCAGAATGGCTACCAGTCCTTGGCAGAACTGGACCATTATCGGCAAAAACTAAGTGAAGAG CATCGGCAGTTTGTCCTGAATTCAGCCCGAGAGAAGAGGGACATGGAGCAAAGGCACGCCGCCATCAAGAAAAAG GATGTTTCCTACGACGACTCCATCATGGACTTCAAACCGGACGCCGCCGACGGAGTTGCCATGGAAGGCTACCTCTACAAACGGGCCAGCAACGCCTTCAAGACATGGaacag gcGTTGGTTCTCCATTCAGAAGAATCAGCTGGTGTATCAGAAGAAATTCAAG GACCAGCCCacggtggtggtggaggactTGCGTCTGTGCACGGTCAAGCCCAACGGCGAGAGCGAGCGGCGCTTCTGTTTGGAAGTGGTCTCCCCGTCCAA AAGCTGTCTGTTACAGGCCGACTCGGAGAGGCAGCAGCAGACGTGGATCGGCGCCGTGCAGAACAGCATCGCCTCGGCCTACCACGAGCGCAGGGAGCTCCAACGCAGTCCG CGGCAGCGCCGCAGCTCGGTGTCGACGGGGAACCCCGCCGACGGCGAAGGGGACGAGGGCTTCAAGGCCTTGGAGGAGGTCCGGGCCATTGCCGGGAACGGCGAGTGCTGCGACTGCGCCGCGCCGGATCCCGACTGGGCTTCCATCAACCTCGGCATCACTCTGTGCATCGTGTGCTCGGGCATACACAG GAGCCTGGGGGTCCACTTCTCCAAAGTGCGCTCCCTCACGCTGGACTCGTGGGAGCCAGAACTCATTAAG CTGATGTGCGAATTGGGCAACGGCGTCATCAACGGCATCTACGAGGCCCGGATTGACCAGATCACCTTGAAGAAGCCCCTCGCTTCCAGTCCCAG GGGGGACAAGGAGGCCTGGATCCGCTCCAAATACGTGGACAAGAAGTTCATCCAAAAGCTGCCGGAGACGGGTCAGAACACGTGGCAGAAGCGTCCTGGCGATAAAAGGAACAGGGCGGCCACGCAAGACCGCAGCGCGCAGCGACCGCCGCTCAAACCCAAACCGAGCCGAGCCACCCTGCCGCGATCGG TGTCAAGCCCGATTGAGGTCCAAGAGCACAACATGGGGTCCCGCAGAG ATGCCAATGACGAAGAGGAGGATCTGAGCGGCCTTCATTCCGGGGCGCTGCTGTACCGCGCGGCCGCCCTGCAGAACTTCCCCGTCATGGCCGACGCGTTGGCCCACGGCGCCAACGTCAACTGGGTCAACGCGGCCGAGGAGGCCTGCACGCCGCTGATCCAGGCCGTCTCGGTG AATGCTCTGGCGGCGTGCGAATTCCTGCTGCAGAACGGCGCTGACGTCAACCAGGCGGACAGAAATGGGAGAGGTCCGCTTCACCACGCCACCATATTGGGTCACACCgg GCTGGTGTGCCTCTTCCTGAAACGAGGCGCGGACTACAACGCCAGAGACAAAACCCAAAAGGACCCCATCACGATCGCCGTGGATAACGCCAACGCCGACATTGTCACTTT ACTCCGAATCGCCAAGATGAACAGGGAGATGCAGGAGCTGGATGGATCCCTAGGAAAATCAG GTGACGAAACTTGCCAGCACATCTTCAGAGACTTCTCGCACATGGCTTCTAACAACCCCGAGAAGCTCAAGCGTCGCAGCGCCGACGGCAAagtctaa